GCTGGCCCTGTCCCATGACGAATTCGTCCACGGCAAGGGCTCCCTGGTCTCGAAGATGCAGGGCGATGCCTTCTGGCGCCTCGCGCAGGTGCGCCTGTATCTCGGCTGGCAACTCGCCCATCCGGGCAAGCAACTGCTCTTCATGGGCAGTGAGTTCGGCCAGGAACGGGAATGGTCCGAGGCACGGAGCCTCGATTGGCACCTGCTCGAGGAACCGGGTCATCGGACCTTGCTGGATTACGTTCGGACGCTAAACCACTTCTACCGCGCGCAGCCGGCCTGCTGGTCCTTGGACGCAGACCCGAAGGGCTTCCGATGGCTGGTGGTCGACGATCACGCGCACAGCGTGTACGCGTTCGTGCGCGAGGCGGATGCCGAACGGTTCCCCGAAGCGTCCATGCTCGTCTTCGCCTTCAACTTCACCCCGGTCAAGCGCACCGACTACGCGCTCACCGTGCCGGTCAGCGGAGAGTACGAGATCGTGCTGGACAGCGACGCGGCCGCCTTCGGGGGGGCCGCGCAGGGGGCAGCATCCGATGCGCCGGCGGTCGTCCACGCTAAACCGTTGCAGAAGGACACCTCGCCAACGAACGAGGCGCCGTCGTCCACTGCCGACGATGGCGAGCCGGTGTCCGGCGTGCTTCGGTTGAACCTTCCGCCGCTCGCGATGTTGGTATTGCGACGGCGAGCGACGGACTGAGGCGCGGCGCCAGGGAGGGCGCACGCCAGGCTTGAGGACGACAGCGCGATGGACCCGCGGCTGATCAACGCAATTCACCAGGGCGTCACCGTCGTGGTGCCCAACGCCACGGCGGCACGACACCTGCGTGCACGTTATGCCCGTTGGCGCGCCCAACAGGGAGAACGTCACGAGTCGCTCGGCGCGTCGTCGGCGCGTTCGGCCGCCGTGTGGACGACACCCGACGTGGTGAGCTGGGGCGGATGGCTCGCGCGCCTGCAGGAGTATCTCCTGTGGGATGGCGCCCTCGGCTATCCCGGGGAGTTCATCGATCGCTACCGCGAAGAACTCATCTGGGAGCAGGTAATCGGGCCCGATGACGATGCGGGTCAGGCCACTCGGCTCTCGCGCCTCGCCGTCGACGCCTGGGAGACGGTGGATGCGTGGGAGGCCCGCGATCTGCTCCTCAGCGACGGGGCGAGCTTCGGCCCAGAACCGGCGGCCTTGCAACGCTGGGCGCAACGCTACGAAGCGGTGCTGGCGGAGCAACGCTGGGTGGATCGTGCGCAGGCCGGGCGCGCCCTGCGTCAGGCGGTGAGCCGCGTATCCCTAGAAGGCCAGAGCATCATGATGTTCGGCTTCGACGCCTTGCGTCCCGCCGAGCGATCACTCCTGCGCCGCCTGGCGACGCAGGGTCTGCGTATTCGCGCGTGCCGGCCGCGGCGCCGTCCCATCACCGGGGAGGGCCTTCGCCATCTGCGCTTCGCCGACGACGCGACCCAATTCTCGGCCCTGGGCGATTGGGTGCGCGATGCCCTGCGGCGCCACGCCGGCGGCGCCATTCTGATCGCGCCGCCGCAGCGGATCCTGCCCGAAAGCCCGGCGGGGCGGCGCATCGCACGGGCCCTGGACGATGCGCTGGTGCCCGTCTCCCTGCTGCCGGGCATGAGTACCCTGCCGCGACCGTGGAGCTTCGCCCAGCAGGGGCCCCTGGCCGATCAACCGCTCGTGCGCTCCGCCCTGGCCGTGCTCCAACTGGTACGCGAGCGGCTCGCTGCCGATGAATTCTCTTCGCTCCTCCACGAACCCTCCGTGGACGGTGGCCAGCAGGAGTCGGCGGCGCGAGCCCTGTTCGATGTTTGGCTACGCGAGCACGGCTGGCGGCAGGTGGAGGTGCGCGAGTTGCCCTCGCTGCTGCGCCAGTACGGTCGCCGTGGGCGCCGTCCCACGGGGCTGGAACAGGCCTTGACCCAGGCCGGTGCGGCGCTTGCTTGTGCGCGCACCTTGAACGTCGATGGGTGGGTCGAGCACTTCCGAAGCTTACTGCAGGCCTTCGGTTGGCCGGGGCGCTTCGAGTCCTTGATCCAGCAACAGGCGGCGGATGAGTTCAATACCGCGCTCAGTCGACTGGCCGAGGTGGCCCACCTGATACCGGCGCTGACGGCGGAGCAAGCCTTGATGCGCCTTCAGCGCTTGCTGCAGGCGGCGCCGTTCCAACCGGAGCAGGGCGATACGCCCGTGCTGGTGGCGTCCTTGGGCAGCGCCCTCGCGATCGACGTCGACGCCCTGTGGATCCCCTCCCTGGACGCGCTCAGCTGGCCACCGCCGCCGCGGCCGCAGCCCTTGCTCGGGGTCGCCTTGGCGCGGCACCTGGGGCTTCCCCAGGCGAGCGCCAGCGGTCAGCGCCAGCAAGCGCAACGCACCCTGCGCCACGCCCTGCGAGGTGCGGCACAGGTGGTCGTCTCGAGCGCAGCCCGCCTCGGTGAGCAGGTACGGGCCCCGAGTCCGATGATGCACGCCTTGGCGCCAGCGCCGGAGATGGTCCACGGCGCCCTGCGCCGCAGTCCGCGTCTGCCGGTGCCCCCCGCGGAGCTCGAGTCCTTCATCGATGAGAGCGGTCCGCCGCTGGGCGGGTCGCCTGCAGCGGCCGAAGACGCTGCCACCCTGCCGGGGCTGGAGCCACAGGCCCGCGGCGGCGCGAGCGTGATCGCGATGCAGGCGGAGTGTCCCTTCAAGGCCTTCGCCAGCTCACGCTTGGCCGCCGGTGCGCTTCCCGATCCGGGGCAACGCGGGGCATTGCGTAGAGGCGTGTTGCTGCACGAAACGCTGGCAGCGGTCTGGGCGATTCTCGAAGACAGCGAGGGATTGGCGCGGTTGCTGCGCCAGCAGGGTGCGCTGGAGTCGACGCTCTCGGAGGCGCTGGCCCTCGAGCGCAGTGCGTTGGATCGTCGCGGCTACGCCAAGCTGCCGCCGGCCCTCGCAGAGGTGGAGCGCCGGGTGGTGACCGCCACACTGGCCCAGTGGCTGCGGCAGGAGGGCGAGCGCCAGCCGTTTCGCGTGGTCGGTATCGAGCAGACCCATGCGCTGGTGCTCGGTGGCCTACGCTTGTCCCTGCGTATCGATCGAGTGGATGAGTTGGGTGCTGGCAAGCGCATCGTGCTCGACTACAAGTCCGGGCAAGCCGTATCGCGCCGCCGCTGGGAGGGTACGCGACCCGATGCGCCGCAACTCCCGCTCTACGCCTTAGCCCTCGAACCCGCGCCGGACGCGGTCGCGTTCGCCGTGCTGGCACCAGGGGGGCAACGGTTCGTCGGGATGGGAGCGGACGCGGAGCTGCTGGTAGGGCTGGAGTCCCCCGCGACGGCGATCACCGCAAGCGCGGGCGACCCGTGGAGCGAGCAGCTGTCCCAGTGGCGATCGACGCTTTCCGCCTTGGCCAGCGAGTTCGCGCGCGGCGATGCGCGGGTGGCGCCCTCGAGGGGCCCCGCTACCTGCCAATTCTGTGAGCTGGCGAGCCTCTGCCAGATTCCGCGCACGGCCACAGCAGAGCCCGGGGGCGACTTAGCACCTGTCCTCGATGGCCCCGAGGGATTGGTTCCTTCATGAGCGACGTCAGCGGGCAGCAGGCGCTAGCGGCCGACCAACACGCACGCGCGCAGGCGATCGACCCCGAGCGCTCCTGGGTGGTTCGCGCACCGGCCGGATCCGGCAAGACGGAGTTGCTGATCCAGCGCTACCTGGCCTTGCTGGCCCGCTGTGAGCAGCCGGAGCAA
The window above is part of the Pseudomonadota bacterium genome. Proteins encoded here:
- a CDS encoding PD-(D/E)XK nuclease family protein; the protein is MDPRLINAIHQGVTVVVPNATAARHLRARYARWRAQQGERHESLGASSARSAAVWTTPDVVSWGGWLARLQEYLLWDGALGYPGEFIDRYREELIWEQVIGPDDDAGQATRLSRLAVDAWETVDAWEARDLLLSDGASFGPEPAALQRWAQRYEAVLAEQRWVDRAQAGRALRQAVSRVSLEGQSIMMFGFDALRPAERSLLRRLATQGLRIRACRPRRRPITGEGLRHLRFADDATQFSALGDWVRDALRRHAGGAILIAPPQRILPESPAGRRIARALDDALVPVSLLPGMSTLPRPWSFAQQGPLADQPLVRSALAVLQLVRERLAADEFSSLLHEPSVDGGQQESAARALFDVWLREHGWRQVEVRELPSLLRQYGRRGRRPTGLEQALTQAGAALACARTLNVDGWVEHFRSLLQAFGWPGRFESLIQQQAADEFNTALSRLAEVAHLIPALTAEQALMRLQRLLQAAPFQPEQGDTPVLVASLGSALAIDVDALWIPSLDALSWPPPPRPQPLLGVALARHLGLPQASASGQRQQAQRTLRHALRGAAQVVVSSAARLGEQVRAPSPMMHALAPAPEMVHGALRRSPRLPVPPAELESFIDESGPPLGGSPAAAEDAATLPGLEPQARGGASVIAMQAECPFKAFASSRLAAGALPDPGQRGALRRGVLLHETLAAVWAILEDSEGLARLLRQQGALESTLSEALALERSALDRRGYAKLPPALAEVERRVVTATLAQWLRQEGERQPFRVVGIEQTHALVLGGLRLSLRIDRVDELGAGKRIVLDYKSGQAVSRRRWEGTRPDAPQLPLYALALEPAPDAVAFAVLAPGGQRFVGMGADAELLVGLESPATAITASAGDPWSEQLSQWRSTLSALASEFARGDARVAPSRGPATCQFCELASLCQIPRTATAEPGGDLAPVLDGPEGLVPS